The following are from one region of the Colias croceus chromosome 4, ilColCroc2.1 genome:
- the LOC123691441 gene encoding lebocin-4-like — protein MLKLLSAFVLAVLLAEVTSQRFILPTYRPPPKRPVIIRTVRETGVEEPKWLYQGDIPRAPATGDHPNLPSYINDIKLDPNTRVARSLDSPSGKLYGGGSHTSSRSGDTGATHPGYNRRNTRGVKLPRYPFPHTPPFNPKVRLPQIRTA, from the coding sequence ATGTTGAAATTACTATCAGCTTTTGTATTGGCAGTTCTGCTGGCTGAAGTAACTAGCCAACGCTTTATTTTGCCAACGTATAGACCACCACCCAAAAGACCTGTTATTATTCGCACTGTGAGGGAAACAGGAGTGGAAGAACCAAAATGGCTATATCAAGGTGACATACCACGAGCACCAGCAACTGGAGACCATCCTAACTTGCCTTCTTatattaatgatattaaaCTGGACCCAAACACAAGAGTTGCACGTAGCTTGGATTCTCCTAGTGGTAAACTTTATGGTGGAGGATCTCACACATCTTCGAGAAGTGGGGATACTGGGGCTACTCATCCAGGCTACAATCGACGTAATACCAGGGGTGTGAAATTACCCCGTTACCCATTCCCTCATACGCCACCTTTCAACCCAAAAGTTCGTTTGCCTCAAATTAGAACTGCTTAA